GACCTCCAGGAGCGGCACATGCGTATTTGCTTCTTGTCATCCTCCCTGAATAGTTGTTCAGTCCTTGCGGGGCGATTTGCAGCGAATTCAGTGACGAAGCGTTCGGCCGCGGGCGTGCGGCAGGCGTGGTGGGACAGGAAGCGCGCCATGGTTTATCGGCGGACGCATCAAGTGGTTAAGCGCCTTGCGGCTCGGCGCAGCGCCATCCTGGCGGCGGCAAGGGAAGCCGCAGCCGAAGGCGGCATGGCGGCGGTGCAGATTGCGCCGGTTGCGGTCAGGGCCAATGTGGCGGCCGGCACGGTCTACCGCTACTTCCCCTCCAAGGCCGAGCTGATTTCCGAGCTGATCTCCGAAGTCTCCCGTGACGAGCTCGCGGCCATCAGGCGCGCGGCCGATGCCGCGCCGGGACCGTCCTCGGCGTTGGCGGCGGCCGTGACCACGGTGGCGGTCCATACCCTGTCGCAGCGGCGGCTCGCCTGGGGCATCCTGGCCGAGCCCGTCGATGTCGATGTCAGCGCCTCCAGGCTGGCCAGCCGCCGCGAGATCGCGGGTGAGATCGCCGCGCGGATCGACGCTGCGGTGCGCGCGGGCCATCTGCCGGCGCAGGACACGGCGCTCGCCGCCACCGCGCTGCTGGGCGCGCTGCATGAGGCCCTGGTCGGCCCGCTCGCGCCCGACAATCTCGAAGATCCCGTCAAGATGCGCGACGCCGTCCAGACCGTGACGCTGCTGGCGCTGCGCGCCGTCGGCGTCATGGACGCCCGCGCGCGAGGTCTGGTGGTGCAGCAGACGTTGCTGCCGACGACCAAGGCGCTGGTCGGGGCTGCGGGCTGAGTTGATCGATCGGACATGCTCTAGCCCGGGATCGGCCGTTGCGCGCTACGTCCCAGCGCGAACTGACCGACCGGTCCCTCGACGTGGAGTTCGAGCCCCGTCATTCTTGCGAACAGGTCAATGTTGCTGGTGCCGATCGCGCAGCCGCCAAGGCTCATGTCGGCCGCCGTCAGGTAGAACGTCTGGATCATGCAGCCGACATCCTTCAGGACCAGCGAATATGCAATCGAGCTGTATTTCCAGGCGATCCGCCCGAAACGCGCGGCGATCGTGATCAGGATCTGCGGTGGCCCCGATGCGTCCATGGCAAACTCGGCCGTCGCGAGAAGCGCCCGGATCTGCTCGGGAGAGGCATCGAGCGAGACAAGCGCGTGGCGGCCCGCATCGTAGTGGTAAAATCCGCGGGCCAGACCCTCGCAGTTGGAGACCGCCAGATACAGCTCCAGCTCATACGCGCTGCCGGCCGCAGGATACGGCCGCGAGGTGTAGGTGACCTCGCCGCCTCCGCCGACATCGTCGCCGCTCTTCCATTCCGACAACACGCGGGCGGTCGTGCCGAGAAACTGCGCGAGCTCGGGAAGCGTGACGGGATTCCGGTCGTCGAAATCCCGCGTCGAATGGCGGGCGTGCAGCAGCCTGGTGAACGGCGATGCTGGCGCGGCCGAGACGAATTTGTCGAGGGAGACCGACTTGCCGGTCCAGGACGGGCGCAATGCGGGCAGCGAGGGAACGGCGGCAGCATAGGCGTACGCGCCGCCAACCGGTTCGGAATGCCGGCCCTCCGTGCTGCGCGTGTGAAAAACGAGATCGTGGAAATCCCACAGAACGAGATTGCCGTCGCCTTCGTTTACTCGAAGTCCGTCTCCGTGTTTCGGATCGAGCTTGATCAACATCCCGCCGTCGAGCAGCAATCCGAGCAACTCGATGTCCAGCGCTGCCGCCCGCCTGCGAAGGTTGCTGATCTTCTGAGGCCGTGACAGGCTCGCGAGCGTGGCGGCGATGGCGGGATCACCAATCCGGAACAGCGCGCCGGCGCGGGGCGATTCCAGCACCATCTCGTTGCCGCGCCGGCGCAGATAGGCGAAGCGCGACAAGACGAGGATATCGCCGTTCGACAGTTTTGCAGGCTCCGGCCAATATTCCGCGACCTGTGGCTCGATGACGACCATGTCTTGCGCGTCACGGGGCGAGAACAGCCGATAGTCGAGCAGCCCGTGCCATGCCAGCCGTCGCACCAGGACATGCACCTGCCTCGCGACGATACTTCGGCCGGCAAGGGAGGCAAGCGGCAAGCCGGTGGCGAGCGGGCCCGCGCGCTCGATCGCCGCGCGGCTGTATTGTCCGAGGTTGAGCGAATGATCGCCGGACACGGCGGCAACGCTTCCGTCGGCCTGCATGTGCAGGGAGAAACGGCCGTTCAGCCGGGCGGTGATGACGGATGCGACGTTCCTGGCCAACTTTTTCCGGGAGGTGCGCACGGAAATAGCCTTCAAGTGTGCGGCAGGAACGGGGTCAGTTCGCTTTCCAGGCGCGGGCGATCCAGCAGTCCTAGCTTCACGGGCACATCGTAAAGCCGGCCGGGCCCGAAGCGACGATAGAAATGCCGCAAGCCAGGGACGAGCACCCTGACGACGGGGACCTCGACGTCGGGCCGCGTCTGGTCGAGCACGAGGAAATCGTATCCGGCGCGGACCGCGATCTCGACGCAGGCATTGACCTGGTCACGCGTATTGTCGTGAAGCTGGATGTCGGGCGCCGGTGGGACAATCGGGTTGTCGCTGGGAATCAAGAACGGATAATCGTCCAGCCGCAGCGGCGTGACACCGTCGAGCGATGGCTTCTCGCCGCTCCCGCCGCCCATCAAGCCGATCGACATGAACTGGGTGAGCTCGGTGAGCGAACGCAGCAGGGCGATGCGGCGATCGAAATGCGAACCGGACCCGAACTCGATGTTCTCGTGTCCATTTTGCATCCAGTGCATGATCGCAACATAGGAGGGAATGCCGAGATCGCTGGTGATGTCGAGGACCCAGAGCCGGCGTCCCGCGTCGGCGAACTGGCGCTGCAGATCCCGTACGTAGGAATCCTCGAATTGCGCCAGATCGACTTCCGCACGCTGCACCCGGTTGTACCACCAGATCGCATAGGCATCGCGTTCGACCAGTTCGAGGAAGCCTTGAACGATGGCTTCCTCGCGTGTGTTGCCGGCCGCGCAACCGTTCGAATCCGTGTGGAAGCCGCCGTAGAAGAAATACAACAGGCCGGTCGGGAGATATTTGAATCGCTTGTCGCGCAGTGACCAGACCGGCGACCATTCGGTTTTCATCGCGGGATCGAAGGGCTCGGGAACCGGATGTGAATCGTCAGGCAGCGGGATATGCCTGTTTTGGAATTGCAGGTCGCTGAAGAACTGGACGTCGTTGGGCAGAAGTGCGTCACCGGGAGCGAAATCGGCGAAGCGTCGCGTCGTCCTGATCTCGTCACCCTGGAAAATGCCGGAATAGCGTTCGATCGCCTCCATCAGCGCGCTGGCCTCGCCCTGTTCGGCCGTGGAGCCCTTGCCGAAGCTGCCGCCGCTCAGGCCGGACCTGAGCTGGTCGACATTCCACGCCGGCGCAGAGAAATTGTGGTAGGCGAAAAAATTGGTGTTCATCGGCAGGTCCGCTTCGATCCGCTCGAGCCTGGACACCACGCCGGTCAGTGGACTGACATGTTTGCGGTATCGCGCCACGGTGGCCCGCGACGTCACGGTGCGGTATCCGCCGCTGGTCATGACGAGACGTTTGCCTTCGGCAATCTCGATCGGCACGGCCGCCCGCCGCGGATTCCTCAGCTTCTTGCTGCCGCAGGTCGCGCATTGCGGACGTTTCGCAACGTAATGCTTGGCGATGGCGGCCCCGGTGAGGTCGACGCTTGCGATGTGATCGCTGAGGTCAGTGCGAAATCCTGATGCAATCGCCTTCGCAATCTCAGTGGCAGCGAAGTGGACCGCGGTCTGTCCCACACTGTCGCTGACCAGGGGCGATGTTGCGACCGCTTGCGCCGCCCCGCGATGGAGAAATCCCTTGATCTCGCGATTGCGGATCATGCGATCGTGCAGGCAGGTCCAGCAGGCGCTTTCGCCCGGCTTGAACACCGGGCCCACCAACGGAAAAACCCCGGAGGGCTGGACCAGCAGCCAAGGCGTTCCGTCGGCCACGCGGTCCCCGTTCAATTCGGCGAGCGCGGGTTCGAGGTAATCGTTCACGAGCGTGACGATGAGTTTTGGCGACCGCTTGGTGATTTGAACTCCGAGCTTGGCGAGCGCCGCGCTCAGCTCGCCGGCGCCCTTGACGTCGATCGATTCCACCCGAACCGGCCAGTTGCGCAGGTTCTCTTCGGCGATTTCGGCAGGCAGGCCGAGGCTTGCCCAATATCCATCAATGGGGCTCGCCTGCGATGCTCCGCTGACAACGTAGCGGCGCTCCAGCAGACGCCGGATCGCTTCCTCGATCTCGGCCACGGGAAAGTGTTTCGAGAGCTGGCGGATGATGTCCCGGGCCGCGCGGCCATTCTTTCCGATCGCGGCCGCCACTGCGCAATAGAGCTCTCCGTGCAGGAAGAATTTGCGGTTCTCCGAATAGAGGCAGACCACATTGGGAGGAAGCAGATAGGCGGTGAAGTTCGGCGCGAAACGCAAAATGCTCTTGCGGATCGGCCTTGCGGTGCGGCGCTTTCGCTTTGATGTCATCGGGGTCGCACGCTGATCCTGTTTGCGCCATGTTCGATCGTTGGCTTACGATGAACGCCTTGCCGGCCCGACCTTTCGTCGAGCACCACCGGATTTCTTGATATGAGTTGGAACACACTCGTTCGCCATCGGCAAGCCGAGCAGGAGAGCGAGGCGAACGCGGTGGCCGCGACAGAAAATTGACCGGGTCGTGTGCGAGCCCGGCCAATGAAATTGCATCATGTCGATGTTGATTCAGATGCTTCTAGCCTAGCACCAGCGGCAGCGTCCCCATGATGCGCAGCACCCCGTGCAGGCTACTGGCACCGGCAACGGCAGCGGCAAGCCGATCCAGCCAACGCCACAGCCGCCACAGCCACCGCAACCGACGCCGCAGCGACAGGCTCGACAACCTGCGCAACCTCTGCAGCCGCCACACCCTCTGCAGCCTCCGCAGCCGTGACAACCACCGCATCCTCGCGCCAGCAGCACCTGGCTCAATTCTTTCTTGTCGTAGGCAAGATGAAAGGTGGCGAGGCTGACGTCCGCGAGCTCTTCCTCGCTGAGCGCCGTATACCGACCGGAATTGGAGTTCGGTCTTTGTTGGATCTCGTCGGTCTGCAACGCGGACGCTGCCGCGCTTCCAGCCAGTGAAAACGTCAGCCCGGCGAGGCCTAGCGCCGGTATCGCGGTTTTGGTTTTTCGGTTCTTTTTCGAAGCTTGTCTCGTCCGCCGCATGGCCGCATCCTCCAAGGCTTCAAGAAGGCTTCAGGTCCGATCGCCGTGCAGTGATCCTACGCCGGGCAAAAAGGGCGGGCAAGATTCGCACGTACACAAAAGAGTAAGAGCCTATTCGCACGCATTCATCTTCATGAACGACATCGCGGCAATTTCTTGTCGATATCGATGGACGGCCGTGATGCGGTGCGCAATCGTCAGGGAAGCTCAACCGGAGAGGCGAGCGTGGCCGAACAATTTGGACGCTTCGTTTGGTACGAGCTTCTGACGACGGACGTGCCGTCGGCCGCAGCTTTTTACGCCGAGATTGTCGGCTGGGCCGTGAAGGATGCCTCGAGCCCGGAACTTGCCTACACGCTGCTGACGGCGGGGGCAGCTCCGGTCGTCGGGCTCATGGATCTCCCCGAGGAGGGAGTGCGGATGGGGGCCACGCCGAGATGGCTCGGCTATGTCGGCGTCGATGACATGGTTGCGACGGTCGCGCAGGTCCTCCGACTGGGAGGCGCCATCCTGGTATCGCCGACCGACAGCAATATCGGCCGCATTTCGGTGGTCGCCGATCCGCAAGGAGCGACGTTTGCGTTGGTCACCCGGCTGGCCTTTGGCCCGGCGCAAACGAGCGGGTCGTATCAGCCCGGACGCGTGGGCTGGCACGAGTTGCTGGCTGAACACCGAGGCGAGGTCTTTCCATTTTATGGCAAGCTTCTCGGCTGGCGACAGTCCTCAGCCGAAGTGGATCCGGCCAGCGTGTATGATTTGTTTTCGGTGGCCGGGAAGACGATCGGCGGCATGCTCACCAAGCTCCCGAGCGTATCGCACGCCTCTTGGCTTCATTACTTCAATGTCGAGGACGTCGGCGCCGCGGCCCGGCGGGTCAACACCGGCGGGGGCCGCGTCCTTCACCAGCCGATCGAGTTGCCCGATGGCGGCTGGATCGTGCGATGTGTCGACCCTCAAGGCGCCCTCTTTGCACTCCAGGGCGCCTGGGATCACAAGGGCGGCGAAAAATCCTCCAGCCCGGAACTCAGCTGGTCCTCCGAATGGGGCGGCATTGCTTCGCGGGGCAGGATGGTGATCCACAAGACCAGGCGTTAAACGCGGCCAACCGGCTACTGTGCATGGGGTTGTTTTCGCGTTTTGGTCGGCGGCCGGCCGGCCGCCTCAGATGTTCGCGTCGCCCTCAGGGCCGACGGAGGCAATGCGCACCATGTTGGTGGTGCCGGGAATGCCGAGCGGCACGCCGGCGACGATGATGACGCGCTGGCCGGCGCGGACGAAACCGTCGCGGAAAGCGATCTGGCCGGCGCGGTTCACCATGTCGTCCTGGTCGCGCGCATCTTCCGCCACCACGCAATGCACGCCCCAGACCACCGCGAGCCGGCGTCCGGCCGTGATATTCGGCGTGATCGCCACGATCGGCGGCTTCGGCCGCTCGCGCGCCACGCGCACGGCGGTCGAGCCGGAACTGGTCCAGCAGATCAGGGCAGGCAGGTCGAGCGTCTCGGCGATCTGCCGGGCGGCGTCCGCGATGGCGTCGCCGGCGGTGGATTCCGGCGCGGGCCGCTGGGCCATGATCACGTCTCGATAGATCGGGTCGCGCTCGACCTCCTCGCCGATGCGGTTCATGGTCGAAACAGCCTCGACCGGGAATTTGCCGGCCGCCGATTCCGCCGACAGCATGATGGCGTCGGCGCCCTCATAGACGGCGGTGGCGACGTCGGAGACTTCGGCGCGGGTCGGCACCGGCGACTGGATCATCGATTCCAGCATCTGGGTCGCGACCACCACCGGCTTGCCGGCGCGGCGCGCCATGCGCGTCATCTGCTTCTGCAGGCTCGGCACGCGCTCCAGCGGCAGCTCGACGCCGAGGTCGCCGCGCGCCACCATCAGCGCGTCGG
This genomic interval from Bradyrhizobium guangzhouense contains the following:
- a CDS encoding TetR/AcrR family transcriptional regulator; this translates as MVYRRTHQVVKRLAARRSAILAAAREAAAEGGMAAVQIAPVAVRANVAAGTVYRYFPSKAELISELISEVSRDELAAIRRAADAAPGPSSALAAAVTTVAVHTLSQRRLAWGILAEPVDVDVSASRLASRREIAGEIAARIDAAVRAGHLPAQDTALAATALLGALHEALVGPLAPDNLEDPVKMRDAVQTVTLLALRAVGVMDARARGLVVQQTLLPTTKALVGAAG
- a CDS encoding SagB/ThcOx family dehydrogenase, producing MQADGSVAAVSGDHSLNLGQYSRAAIERAGPLATGLPLASLAGRSIVARQVHVLVRRLAWHGLLDYRLFSPRDAQDMVVIEPQVAEYWPEPAKLSNGDILVLSRFAYLRRRGNEMVLESPRAGALFRIGDPAIAATLASLSRPQKISNLRRRAAALDIELLGLLLDGGMLIKLDPKHGDGLRVNEGDGNLVLWDFHDLVFHTRSTEGRHSEPVGGAYAYAAAVPSLPALRPSWTGKSVSLDKFVSAAPASPFTRLLHARHSTRDFDDRNPVTLPELAQFLGTTARVLSEWKSGDDVGGGGEVTYTSRPYPAAGSAYELELYLAVSNCEGLARGFYHYDAGRHALVSLDASPEQIRALLATAEFAMDASGPPQILITIAARFGRIAWKYSSIAYSLVLKDVGCMIQTFYLTAADMSLGGCAIGTSNIDLFARMTGLELHVEGPVGQFALGRSAQRPIPG
- a CDS encoding TOMM precursor leader peptide-binding protein; translation: MTSKRKRRTARPIRKSILRFAPNFTAYLLPPNVVCLYSENRKFFLHGELYCAVAAAIGKNGRAARDIIRQLSKHFPVAEIEEAIRRLLERRYVVSGASQASPIDGYWASLGLPAEIAEENLRNWPVRVESIDVKGAGELSAALAKLGVQITKRSPKLIVTLVNDYLEPALAELNGDRVADGTPWLLVQPSGVFPLVGPVFKPGESACWTCLHDRMIRNREIKGFLHRGAAQAVATSPLVSDSVGQTAVHFAATEIAKAIASGFRTDLSDHIASVDLTGAAIAKHYVAKRPQCATCGSKKLRNPRRAAVPIEIAEGKRLVMTSGGYRTVTSRATVARYRKHVSPLTGVVSRLERIEADLPMNTNFFAYHNFSAPAWNVDQLRSGLSGGSFGKGSTAEQGEASALMEAIERYSGIFQGDEIRTTRRFADFAPGDALLPNDVQFFSDLQFQNRHIPLPDDSHPVPEPFDPAMKTEWSPVWSLRDKRFKYLPTGLLYFFYGGFHTDSNGCAAGNTREEAIVQGFLELVERDAYAIWWYNRVQRAEVDLAQFEDSYVRDLQRQFADAGRRLWVLDITSDLGIPSYVAIMHWMQNGHENIEFGSGSHFDRRIALLRSLTELTQFMSIGLMGGGSGEKPSLDGVTPLRLDDYPFLIPSDNPIVPPAPDIQLHDNTRDQVNACVEIAVRAGYDFLVLDQTRPDVEVPVVRVLVPGLRHFYRRFGPGRLYDVPVKLGLLDRPRLESELTPFLPHT
- a CDS encoding VOC family protein; the protein is MAEQFGRFVWYELLTTDVPSAAAFYAEIVGWAVKDASSPELAYTLLTAGAAPVVGLMDLPEEGVRMGATPRWLGYVGVDDMVATVAQVLRLGGAILVSPTDSNIGRISVVADPQGATFALVTRLAFGPAQTSGSYQPGRVGWHELLAEHRGEVFPFYGKLLGWRQSSAEVDPASVYDLFSVAGKTIGGMLTKLPSVSHASWLHYFNVEDVGAAARRVNTGGGRVLHQPIELPDGGWIVRCVDPQGALFALQGAWDHKGGEKSSSPELSWSSEWGGIASRGRMVIHKTRR
- the pyk gene encoding pyruvate kinase, with the translated sequence MRRLRRIKILATLGPASSDLAMIRRLFEAGADVFRINMSHTPHDKMRELVATIRNVESSYGRPIGILVDLQGPKLRLGAFAEGAVQLQNGQTFTLDSDKTPGDATRVNLPHPEILAALRPGHALLLDDGKVRLIAEETTKEHAVTRVVVGGKMSDRKGVSLPDTDLPVSAMTPKDRADLEAALVTGVDWIALSFVQRADDVIEAKKMIRGRAAVMAKIEKPQAIDRLADIIEASDALMVARGDLGVELPLERVPSLQKQMTRMARRAGKPVVVATQMLESMIQSPVPTRAEVSDVATAVYEGADAIMLSAESAAGKFPVEAVSTMNRIGEEVERDPIYRDVIMAQRPAPESTAGDAIADAARQIAETLDLPALICWTSSGSTAVRVARERPKPPIVAITPNITAGRRLAVVWGVHCVVAEDARDQDDMVNRAGQIAFRDGFVRAGQRVIIVAGVPLGIPGTTNMVRIASVGPEGDANI